A region of the Roseobacter denitrificans OCh 114 genome:
CCCCAGCCGCCGTTGCTTCATCCGCTTTCGCACCACGGGCAAACACAGCGACGCGCACGGTTTTACCAGTGCCGTTCGGCAGACCGACAACACCGCGCACCATCTGATCCGCGTGACGCGGGTCAACGCCCAGGTTCATCGCGATCTCAACGGTTTCGTCAAATTTGACCGACGAATTCGCTTTAATCAGCGCGACAGCTTCTTCGACCGTAACGTTTTCCTTGCCTGCGAAGGCTTCACGTGCAGCGCGGGCTCTTTTTCCAAGTTTTGCCATCTTACTTTACCTCGATGCCCATGGAGCGGGCAGAACCCAGAATGATCTTCATCGCCGCTTCGATCGACGTGGCGTTCAGGTCTTTCATCTTCGCTTCGGCAATCTCACGGACCTGCTTGCTGCTCACGTAACCCACGACTTCGCGCGACGGCGTCTTTGCGCCGGACGACAGCTTGGCGGCCTTCTTGAGGTAATAAGACGCTGGCGGCGTCTTGATATCCATGGTGAAGGACTTGTCCTGATAATAGGTGATCACGGTCGGGCAAGGGGCGCCTTGCTCCATATCTGCGGTCTTGGCGTTGAACGCCTTGCAGAATTCCATGATGTTGATGCCGCGCTGACCCAGCGCCGGACCAACCGGCGGAGATGGGTTTGCTTGCCCGGCGGGCACCTGCAGCTTCATGCTGCCAACGAGTTTCTTGGCCATTGGCCTTCTCCTTTTCCAACCCCGGTGCAGCGCGCTGCCTCAGGTCTTGTTGTCGTGGTCCGGTCCGGATGCCGCGGCACCCTCGCCTCCCACGCTTTGCACGTCAGGACTGCTTATTGACCTGCGTGAATTCCAGTTCGACCGGCGTCTCCCGGCCAAAGATAGACACCGACACCTTCAGGCGCTGGTTCTCGTCGTCCACTTCTTCGATCATGCCGTCGAAGTCCTCGAACGGGCCATCGGCAACCTTGACCTTTTCGCCCACCTCAAAATGGATCAAAGTGCGCGGCGCTTCTTCACCTTCCTGCACACGGTTGAGAATCGCGTTCACTTCCGCATCCCGCATCGGCATCGGTCGGCCCTGTGGCCCAAGGAACCCGGTGACGCGGTTGATGGAGTTCACAAGGTGATACCCCTTGTCCGACATCTCCATATGCACCAACACATAACCCGGCATGAAACGGCGCTCAGTGGTCACCTTCTTGCCGCGCCGCACCTCGATCACCTCTTCGGTCGGAACCAGAACTTCGTCGATCTGGTCTTCCAACTCCTGCTCAGCCACGGAAGTACGGATTTGCTCTGCGATCTTCTTTTCAAAGTTCGACAGGACACTGACCGAATACCACCGCTTTGCCATTTGAACCCTATTCCCTGTCTGCGATCGACACGTGAGCGCCAATTTTCTTTTACCATCAAGCCC
Encoded here:
- the rplK gene encoding 50S ribosomal protein L11, whose protein sequence is MAKKLVGSMKLQVPAGQANPSPPVGPALGQRGINIMEFCKAFNAKTADMEQGAPCPTVITYYQDKSFTMDIKTPPASYYLKKAAKLSSGAKTPSREVVGYVSSKQVREIAEAKMKDLNATSIEAAMKIILGSARSMGIEVK
- the nusG gene encoding transcription termination/antitermination protein NusG yields the protein MAKRWYSVSVLSNFEKKIAEQIRTSVAEQELEDQIDEVLVPTEEVIEVRRGKKVTTERRFMPGYVLVHMEMSDKGYHLVNSINRVTGFLGPQGRPMPMRDAEVNAILNRVQEGEEAPRTLIHFEVGEKVKVADGPFEDFDGMIEEVDDENQRLKVSVSIFGRETPVELEFTQVNKQS